A genomic window from Micromonospora sp. WMMA1947 includes:
- a CDS encoding DUF2530 domain-containing protein — MSQEQQPRPEPLDPPMVPFAVAGLIAWAVAGLVLLIFFRDWLTESGRQNWLWTCLAGFLWGFPGLAVMMRHDANRRRRRAAAAQRQR; from the coding sequence GTGTCACAGGAGCAACAGCCGCGGCCGGAGCCGCTCGACCCGCCGATGGTGCCGTTCGCCGTCGCCGGGCTGATCGCCTGGGCGGTGGCCGGCCTGGTGCTACTGATCTTCTTCCGGGACTGGCTCACCGAATCCGGGCGTCAGAACTGGCTCTGGACCTGCCTGGCCGGTTTCCTGTGGGGCTTTCCCGGCTTGGCGGTGATGATGCGCCACGACGCCAACCGGCGTCGACGGCGCGCGGCCGCCGCGCAGCGACAGCGCTGA
- a CDS encoding DUF3027 domain-containing protein, whose protein sequence is MGNNGPVTRPASARAPRLDQVCAAAVEVARDAITEVEPTDIGDHLQAVAEGDRVVTHYFECRMAGYRGWRWAVTVTRVPRSRHVTICETVLLPGPDALLAPGWLPWQERLKPGDLGPGDLLPTPADDERLAPGYLLSDDPAVEETAWELGLGRPRVLSREGRAEAAQRWYDGEHGPDAAISVAAPAAARCGTCGFYLPLAGSLRLAFGACGNFYAPDDGRVVSADHGCGAHSETLVETPETPVDELPTVYDDSAVEAMTVSRAPGSVEAAEPAEPYGHP, encoded by the coding sequence ATGGGGAACAATGGTCCGGTGACCAGGCCCGCCTCCGCCCGCGCTCCCCGGCTCGACCAGGTCTGCGCCGCCGCCGTCGAGGTGGCCCGCGACGCGATCACCGAGGTGGAGCCCACCGACATCGGCGATCATCTCCAGGCGGTCGCCGAGGGCGATCGGGTCGTCACCCACTACTTCGAATGCCGGATGGCGGGTTACCGCGGCTGGCGCTGGGCCGTCACGGTGACCCGGGTGCCGCGCAGCCGGCACGTCACCATCTGCGAGACGGTGCTGCTGCCCGGCCCGGACGCGCTGCTCGCGCCGGGCTGGCTGCCCTGGCAGGAGCGGCTCAAGCCGGGCGACCTGGGTCCGGGTGACCTGCTGCCCACCCCTGCCGACGACGAGCGGCTCGCCCCCGGCTACCTGCTCTCCGACGACCCGGCGGTGGAGGAGACCGCGTGGGAACTCGGCCTGGGCCGGCCCCGGGTGCTGTCCCGGGAGGGCCGTGCCGAGGCCGCCCAGCGCTGGTACGACGGCGAGCACGGCCCGGACGCCGCGATCTCGGTCGCCGCGCCGGCCGCCGCCCGCTGCGGCACCTGCGGCTTCTACCTGCCGCTCGCCGGTTCGCTGCGCCTGGCGTTCGGCGCCTGCGGCAACTTCTACGCCCCTGACGACGGCCGGGTGGTGAGCGCCGACCACGGGTGCGGCGCGCACTCGGAGACGCTTGTGGAGACGCCGGAGACGCCCGTCGACGAACTGCCGACCGTCTACGACGACAGCGCGGTCGAGGCCATGACGGTCAGCCGGGCCCCGGGTTCGGTGGAGGCGGCCGAGCCGGCGGAGCCGTACGGCCACCCCTGA
- a CDS encoding MFS transporter, translated as MALSSRSGRSFLGRTVGTGIRATRLLLRGSLHGGRWMTRRAGTARARSAGNEVGMVRLFDLHALSCAGDTLIAIGLAGTIFFDVPLGEARNKVALYLLVTMVPFAMLAPVVGPLLDHFRHGRRYALATTMLGRAFLAWLISDYIGGFGLYPAAFGVLALSRAYGVARSAAVPRLLPEGLGLSQVGARASVYGTVAGALVAPIGLAAFWFGPQWPLRVASVIFLIGMVISLRLPPKADSEPPERMPHPLRAMRRRDGERPLGRGRPSGRLVIATLIGAAALRGLYGFLLLFLAFAIKAGDLTTDFFGRDLGAQGALGLVGGALAVGTFLATAIGTRLRIHRPTALQSSGTIVVAGVAVLAALKFSLPMVALLCLVAAMMSGIAKLAVDASIQERIPERLRASSFAHSETALMLAFVAGGGLGLVPFTGLIGVTVAAAVAALVAVRGVLVAGKLRGEHLAGRPLGDEELAAEQATRARETADTSSDDVTPTSPAPQRSGPPDDDGLAPPGFHIYRPSSSVGGPGGVEDTERRDPRGPVA; from the coding sequence ATGGCGCTGTCCTCCCGCTCCGGCCGCTCCTTCCTCGGGCGGACCGTCGGCACCGGCATCCGCGCCACCCGGCTGCTGCTGCGGGGCTCGCTGCACGGCGGGCGCTGGATGACCCGGCGGGCCGGCACCGCCCGGGCCCGCAGCGCCGGCAACGAGGTCGGCATGGTCCGCCTGTTCGACCTGCACGCCCTCTCCTGCGCCGGTGACACGCTCATCGCCATCGGCCTGGCCGGGACGATCTTCTTCGACGTGCCGCTGGGCGAGGCGCGCAACAAGGTGGCGCTCTACCTGCTGGTGACCATGGTCCCGTTCGCCATGCTCGCCCCGGTGGTCGGCCCGCTGCTCGACCACTTCCGGCACGGCCGGCGGTACGCGCTGGCCACCACCATGCTCGGCCGGGCGTTCCTGGCCTGGTTGATCTCCGACTACATCGGCGGCTTCGGGCTCTACCCGGCGGCGTTCGGGGTGCTCGCGCTCTCCCGGGCGTACGGGGTGGCCCGCTCGGCGGCGGTCCCCCGGCTGCTCCCCGAAGGGCTCGGGCTGTCCCAGGTCGGGGCGCGCGCGAGCGTCTACGGCACGGTGGCCGGCGCGCTCGTCGCACCGATCGGGCTGGCCGCGTTCTGGTTCGGGCCGCAGTGGCCGCTGCGGGTCGCCTCGGTGATCTTCCTGATCGGCATGGTGATCTCGCTGCGGCTGCCGCCGAAGGCCGACTCCGAGCCACCGGAGCGGATGCCGCACCCGTTGCGCGCGATGCGCCGCCGCGACGGGGAGCGCCCGCTGGGCCGGGGCCGCCCCAGCGGCCGGCTGGTGATCGCCACGCTGATCGGGGCGGCGGCGCTCCGCGGGCTGTACGGCTTCCTGCTGCTGTTCCTGGCCTTCGCGATCAAGGCCGGTGACCTGACCACCGATTTCTTCGGCCGCGACCTCGGCGCCCAGGGCGCGCTGGGCCTGGTCGGCGGCGCGCTGGCGGTCGGCACGTTCCTGGCCACCGCGATCGGCACCCGGCTGCGCATCCACCGGCCGACAGCGCTCCAGTCCAGCGGCACGATTGTGGTGGCCGGTGTGGCGGTGCTCGCCGCGCTGAAGTTCTCGCTGCCGATGGTGGCGCTGCTCTGCCTGGTCGCCGCGATGATGAGCGGCATCGCCAAGCTCGCGGTGGACGCCTCGATCCAGGAACGCATCCCGGAGCGGCTGCGCGCCAGCTCGTTCGCGCACTCGGAGACCGCGCTGATGCTCGCGTTCGTAGCCGGGGGCGGGCTCGGGCTGGTGCCGTTCACCGGCCTGATCGGCGTGACTGTCGCCGCCGCGGTGGCGGCGCTGGTGGCCGTACGCGGTGTGCTGGTCGCCGGCAAGCTGCGCGGTGAGCACCTGGCCGGCCGCCCGCTCGGTGACGAGGAACTGGCGGCGGAGCAGGCCACCCGGGCGAGGGAAACGGCCGACACCTCGTCGGACGACGTGACGCCCACGTCACCGGCACCCCAGCGCTCCGGCCCGCCGGACGACGACGGGCTGGCCCCGCCCGGCTTCCACATCTACCGGCCGTCGTCCTCGGTGGGCGGCCCCGGCGGCGTCGAGGACACCGAGCGGCGCGACCCCCGGGGGCCGGTGGCGTGA